From the genome of Populus trichocarpa isolate Nisqually-1 chromosome 15, P.trichocarpa_v4.1, whole genome shotgun sequence, one region includes:
- the LOC7464480 gene encoding 60S acidic ribosomal protein P1, producing MSLSQFACTYATLILHDEDISITSDKIATLVKAANVTVESYWPSLFAKLAEKRNVGDLIMNIGAAGGAAPAAVAVASSGPAAGGAAAPAVEEKKEEAPESDDDMGFSLFD from the exons ATGTCTCTGAGTCAGTTCGCTTGCACTTACGCCACCCTCATCCTCCACGATGAAGACATCTCCATCACC TCGGATAAGATTGCTACACTTGTGAAAGCAGCCAATGTGACTGTGGAATCTTACTGGCCAAGTCTTTTTGCTAAGCTTGCTGAGAAGAGAAACGTTGGTGATCTTATCATGAATATTGGTGCTGCTGGTGGTGCTGCTcctgctgctgttgctgttgcttcTTCTGGTCCTGCAGCCGGTGGGGCCGCTGCTCCAGCTGTTGAGGAGAAGAAG GAGGAAGCCCCAGAGAGTGATGATGATATGGGATTCAGCTTGTTTGATTAG